Part of the Flavobacterium sp. MDT1-60 genome, CATACTTGTAGCACAAAATGTAGTATGCAGCAATGCATTTGCCTGCCATCCCATTGGATCTAACGGTGATATTTGCGAACGTTTTTTTAAAATTCCTACAGCATCTTTAAACAGCTTTATTTCTGCATCATCAACAGCTATATCAGCAATATTCTTTCTTACCACAATATTTGAATGTGCGTTCTTTTCAAAGCCACCATTTTCAGACTTTATTTTGTCGTCTTTACACCCTATTAACGATGAAGATATCAATGGTAATCCGGCAAAACCAACGGAAGCCATACCTAATTTTTTCAAGAATGATCTTCTATTATTATTATCAATATTTTCCATATTTAATATTTTTCAATAAACATTTTATCTATAGCGTATTTGCCTCCACCCAATATTAGTAAGGCAAGAGCTATACCTATCCACAGAATAAAGTATTCGTAGCCTTCACCCTTTAGTGTTCCGAACCAATTCATAAAAAAACCATTTTTAAGATGTGTAGTAAATATCATCCCTAATGGAAGAATTATATAGAAAAATGCAAAAACTCTTGTTGCCAGTCCGATAATAAGTGCAATAGCCCCAACAGTTTCCAGTATGATTACTAAAAAACCCATAATCCATGGTAATCCCACTGATTCAGTAAAAAAATAACATCGTTTTGGAAAAACCAAGGCCTCCAAAACAGCCAAATAATTTTTGCATGCCGTGCATCAATATAACAAGTCCCAGTATAACTCTTAAAAATAGAGGTGCATATGATTCGCTTGTTTCAAATAATTTATTTTTCATAATGTTTTAATTTATGGATTAGGTGCTTTTTTTTTAATCTGATGTTTCAATCTGTGTCCTGACCTTTGAGAAATTATCTTTACAGTACAGGGTTAACCTTTTATGAATGCTGAATACATCCACACCATTTTTTCCTGTTCCCGAATGTAATCACTCATTAAACTATTGGTCCCTGTATCATCTATTGTCGCAGATAAATCAAGAATCAATCTTTGTTTAGCCAAAAGTATTCCCAGTGACTCTACAACTTTACCCACAGAATGCTGTCCATTAATTACCTCATTTGTTTCTAAAATTGAAGCTGT contains:
- a CDS encoding DoxX family protein is translated as MGLPWIMGFLVIILETVGAIALIIGLATRVFAFFYIILPLGMIFTTHLKNGFFMNWFGTLKGEGYEYFILWIGIALALLILGGGKYAIDKMFIEKY
- a CDS encoding DoxX family membrane protein; protein product: MKNKLFETSESYAPLFLRVILGLVILMHGMQKLFGCFGGLGFSKTMLFFY